From a region of the uncultured Draconibacterium sp. genome:
- the mqnB gene encoding futalosine hydrolase: MEILIVAATTMEIKLIVDELDKVEEESHFVKTYRFGDFNIDILVSGIGSSFVTFHLTNALREKKYDAVINIGLAGSLTQELKIGEVVNVVSEEFADLGIEKQHEFLTLFESGYIGINDFPFENGLLKASNSNGWIKLKKVKGITTNKSYGRDSSIAEMREKFTAHVESMEGAAVFYVCNWMGVKCYEIRSISNYVEPRDSAQWNIPLALVRLKEALSVILKQVPAPVG, translated from the coding sequence ATGGAAATTTTGATTGTAGCAGCCACTACAATGGAAATAAAATTGATTGTTGATGAGCTGGATAAAGTAGAGGAAGAAAGTCATTTTGTGAAAACTTACCGATTTGGAGACTTCAATATTGATATTTTGGTATCAGGTATAGGAAGCTCGTTTGTCACTTTTCATTTAACAAACGCACTTCGCGAAAAAAAATACGATGCAGTTATTAATATTGGTTTGGCCGGAAGTTTAACCCAAGAGCTAAAAATAGGTGAGGTGGTGAATGTAGTTAGCGAAGAATTTGCTGATTTGGGTATTGAGAAACAACATGAATTTCTTACGCTTTTTGAATCCGGATACATTGGTATAAACGATTTTCCGTTTGAAAATGGCTTATTGAAAGCAAGTAATTCAAACGGCTGGATAAAGCTGAAAAAAGTAAAAGGAATAACCACCAACAAAAGTTACGGGCGCGATAGCAGTATTGCCGAAATGCGAGAGAAATTTACAGCTCATGTAGAGTCGATGGAAGGAGCTGCCGTTTTTTATGTTTGCAACTGGATGGGCGTAAAATGTTACGAAATACGATCGATATCGAATTATGTAGAGCCCCGCGACTCGGCACAATGGAATATTCCTTTGGCACTTGTGCGTTT
- the folE gene encoding GTP cyclohydrolase I FolE: MCSLKNNNSNGYQRTDLYNEEATEQLSGHYKEILQIVGEDPSREGLNKTPERVAKAMQFLLQGYQMDPVEILQSAMFKEDYRQMVIVKDIEIYSMCEHHMLPFIGKAHVAYIPNGTITGLSKIARVVDVFARRLQVQERLTTQIKDCIQDTLKPLGVAVVIEAQHLCMQMRGVQKQHSITTTSDFTGAFEKVATREEFIKLISTKLS, encoded by the coding sequence ATGTGTTCATTAAAGAATAACAACTCAAACGGATACCAGCGAACTGATTTGTACAACGAGGAAGCAACCGAACAACTTTCAGGGCATTACAAGGAAATTTTGCAGATCGTTGGTGAAGATCCATCGCGCGAGGGGCTCAACAAAACTCCGGAAAGAGTAGCAAAAGCCATGCAATTTCTATTGCAGGGTTACCAAATGGATCCGGTAGAAATCCTTCAATCGGCCATGTTTAAAGAAGACTACCGGCAAATGGTGATTGTAAAAGATATTGAGATTTATTCGATGTGTGAACACCACATGCTTCCATTTATCGGGAAAGCACACGTTGCCTACATTCCCAACGGAACCATTACCGGGTTAAGTAAAATTGCCCGTGTTGTTGATGTGTTTGCCCGCCGTCTGCAGGTGCAGGAACGGTTAACAACTCAAATAAAAGATTGTATTCAGGACACGCTAAAACCACTGGGAGTTGCCGTTGTTATTGAAGCACAACACCTGTGTATGCAAATGCGTGGCGTACAAAAACAACACTCGATTACAACTACTTCGGATTTTACGGGGGCTTTTGAAAAAGTAGCTACCCGCGAAGAATTTATTAAACTAATCAGTACCAAGCTGAGCTAA
- a CDS encoding lactonase family protein: protein MLRNILFNCLLILLCVTAGYAQEKQLFYVGTFTSEGAEGINYCSLNTETGDIDLLSTFKGIDNPSFLRLGPDEEFLYTVSRTTPEVEPSGGYVVAYKLDTTGGLHFLNKQTSNGSGPCHIDVSPDRKYVAIATYGGGTTSVYPVNEDGSLKKALVVVKNTGKSVHPNQTQPHAHSIKFSTKEPSIFSADLGTDQLNIFHFENGSLGRYNQEFVKLPAGSGPRHFVFHPDENVIYVINELNSTISAVRKEGDKWSVFQNISTLPKDFDGESYCADIHFSKDGQYLYGSNRGHNSIAVFKVKADQELIFLGTVSVEGDWPRNFGITPDGKWMLVANQRSHNITVFKIDTNSGMPEFSGKQISLPAPVCIEFR from the coding sequence ATGTTACGTAATATTTTGTTTAATTGCCTATTAATTTTGCTTTGTGTAACTGCCGGATACGCGCAGGAAAAACAGCTGTTTTATGTAGGAACTTTTACTTCCGAAGGTGCGGAAGGAATAAACTACTGTAGTTTAAATACCGAAACCGGTGATATTGATTTGCTCTCCACTTTCAAGGGAATAGATAATCCGTCGTTTTTGCGTTTAGGACCTGATGAGGAGTTTTTATATACCGTTTCGCGCACAACGCCTGAAGTTGAACCATCAGGTGGGTATGTAGTTGCATACAAACTCGACACGACAGGGGGATTACACTTCCTGAATAAGCAGACCTCAAATGGAAGCGGCCCTTGCCATATTGATGTTTCGCCCGACAGGAAGTACGTGGCAATTGCAACCTATGGCGGAGGAACAACTTCGGTGTACCCTGTAAATGAAGATGGCAGCCTGAAGAAAGCGCTGGTAGTTGTTAAAAATACAGGCAAAAGTGTTCATCCTAATCAGACGCAACCACATGCTCATTCCATAAAGTTCTCAACAAAAGAGCCGAGCATTTTTAGTGCCGACCTGGGAACTGATCAGTTAAATATCTTTCATTTCGAGAATGGAAGTTTGGGGCGTTACAATCAGGAATTTGTAAAACTGCCGGCAGGTTCCGGCCCAAGGCATTTTGTTTTTCACCCAGACGAAAATGTAATTTATGTGATAAATGAACTAAACTCAACCATTTCGGCAGTTCGTAAAGAAGGCGATAAGTGGTCGGTATTTCAAAATATTTCAACCTTGCCAAAAGATTTTGATGGCGAGAGTTATTGCGCTGATATTCATTTTTCAAAAGACGGGCAGTATTTGTATGGCTCAAACCGCGGGCACAATTCAATAGCTGTTTTTAAGGTAAAAGCCGATCAGGAATTGATATTTTTAGGAACTGTATCGGTGGAAGGTGACTGGCCACGGAATTTTGGAATCACACCCGATGGAAAATGGATGCTGGTTGCCAATCAGCGCAGTCACAATATTACTGTTTTCAAAATTGACACCAATTCAGGAATGCCCGAATTTAGCGGAAAACAAATTAGTTTGCCGGCGCCGGTGTGTATCGAATTCCGGTAA
- a CDS encoding CDGSH iron-sulfur domain-containing protein, with translation MKKPVIAEKAPKALTLEPGTYYWCACGRSKNQPFCDGSHKGTEFTPLPFDIDEKKEVWLCQCKHSKNKPFCDGTHRTL, from the coding sequence ATGAAAAAACCTGTAATAGCTGAAAAAGCACCAAAAGCACTTACTCTTGAGCCGGGCACCTACTATTGGTGCGCCTGTGGACGAAGTAAAAACCAACCTTTTTGCGACGGATCGCACAAGGGAACGGAATTCACTCCACTACCATTCGATATCGACGAGAAAAAGGAAGTTTGGCTTTGTCAATGCAAACATTCCAAAAATAAGCCTTTTTGCGATGGCACCCATCGAACTTTATAG
- a CDS encoding flavin reductase — translation MNYSAFHKLSYGLYLIATELNGEKAGYIANTAFQITAEPSKIAISCNKNNYSAQKIIDSKKFSISVLKKEVDTSLIGKFGFMSGADIDKFQGVETITAKTGAPIVVDSSVAWFDCEVIDYADVGSHYLITAEVVDGDKLSDEEPLTYAYYHAKYKMRSPKNSPTYIDKDKLEDEPEPVIYDEVVEKPEEAGKTESDDGVYSCNICGYQYDPEEGDPALGIPPGTPFEDLPDDWKCPICNASKDDFTKV, via the coding sequence ATGAATTATTCCGCCTTTCATAAATTAAGTTATGGCTTGTATTTAATTGCTACAGAATTGAACGGAGAAAAAGCCGGTTACATTGCAAACACAGCTTTTCAGATTACTGCCGAGCCATCGAAAATTGCCATAAGTTGTAATAAAAATAACTACTCTGCCCAAAAAATTATTGATAGTAAAAAGTTCTCAATCTCCGTGTTGAAGAAAGAGGTTGATACCTCGTTGATCGGAAAGTTTGGATTTATGTCGGGGGCTGATATTGACAAGTTTCAGGGTGTTGAAACCATAACGGCAAAAACCGGTGCTCCAATCGTTGTTGATTCGTCGGTGGCGTGGTTTGATTGCGAAGTGATTGATTACGCCGACGTGGGGTCGCATTATTTAATAACTGCCGAGGTGGTTGACGGCGATAAACTGTCGGATGAAGAACCGCTAACCTATGCTTATTATCATGCCAAGTACAAAATGCGTTCGCCTAAAAATTCGCCTACTTATATCGATAAAGATAAACTGGAGGATGAGCCTGAGCCCGTAATTTACGATGAGGTGGTTGAAAAGCCGGAGGAGGCTGGAAAAACAGAAAGCGACGATGGTGTGTATTCGTGTAATATTTGTGGTTACCAGTACGATCCTGAAGAGGGTGATCCTGCGCTTGGAATACCTCCGGGAACGCCTTTTGAAGATTTGCCTGACGATTGGAAATGCCCGATCTGCAACGCTTCAAAAGACGATTTTACGAAGGTTTAA
- a CDS encoding sigma-54 dependent transcriptional regulator — MANQKLRNNYKVYIVEDNVLYARVLKKQLMDDQLQVKVFHNGTDFINAMSEKPDVVTLDYTLPDMTGKEVLAKIQEKIPDTHVIVISAQDDISTAIELMKNGAYDYIMKAPDTREKLSNIIRNIYRTDQLQTENTNLKEAVAEKYNFKNLIKGNSREIEHVFELMNKATQTNISVSISGETGTGKELVAKGIHYNSKRSAKPFIAVNVSAIPDGLIESELFGHEKGAFTGADFQKIGKFEAANGGTLFLDEIADLNINLQAKLLRVLQERELVRLGGHDVIPLDVRIISATHKNLATLSGDDQFRQDLYYRLLGLPIEIPPLRQRGNDKILLAKFFVDEFCRENDMDPKTLSSEAKQMLSNYHYPGNIRELKAIMELACVMCSRDVIKPSHLNMNVDESVQNLLAQEKTLEEYNNEIVKFFLNKYNQNVRLVASKLGIGKSTIYRMLQKHMD; from the coding sequence ATGGCCAACCAGAAACTCAGAAATAACTACAAAGTTTACATTGTAGAAGACAATGTACTTTACGCCAGAGTGCTAAAGAAGCAACTCATGGATGATCAGTTACAGGTAAAAGTGTTTCACAACGGGACAGACTTCATTAATGCAATGAGCGAAAAACCTGATGTGGTAACGCTTGACTATACGCTCCCCGACATGACAGGGAAAGAAGTACTTGCTAAAATTCAGGAGAAAATCCCGGATACTCATGTTATTGTAATTTCAGCACAGGACGATATTTCCACCGCTATTGAGCTGATGAAAAACGGTGCCTACGATTACATTATGAAAGCGCCCGACACCAGGGAAAAGCTGAGTAACATTATCCGGAATATTTACCGCACCGATCAGCTGCAGACCGAGAATACAAATTTGAAGGAAGCGGTTGCTGAAAAATACAATTTCAAAAACCTGATTAAAGGTAACAGCCGCGAAATTGAGCACGTTTTTGAGTTAATGAACAAAGCAACTCAAACCAATATTTCAGTATCCATTTCGGGAGAAACCGGAACGGGTAAAGAACTGGTTGCCAAAGGAATTCACTATAATTCGAAACGCAGTGCCAAACCGTTTATAGCAGTAAACGTTTCGGCCATCCCCGACGGATTGATCGAGAGTGAATTGTTCGGACACGAAAAAGGTGCTTTTACAGGTGCCGATTTCCAAAAGATCGGAAAATTTGAGGCCGCCAACGGAGGTACACTTTTCCTCGATGAAATTGCCGACCTGAACATAAACCTTCAGGCAAAATTGCTGCGTGTTTTACAGGAACGAGAGTTAGTACGCCTGGGGGGCCACGATGTAATACCACTTGATGTACGCATTATTTCGGCAACACATAAAAACCTGGCCACTTTGTCGGGCGACGACCAGTTCAGACAAGACCTTTACTACCGTTTACTGGGTTTACCAATTGAAATTCCACCTTTACGCCAGCGCGGAAACGACAAAATTTTGCTAGCTAAGTTTTTTGTTGATGAGTTTTGCCGCGAAAATGATATGGACCCAAAAACCCTTTCGTCTGAAGCGAAACAAATGTTGTCGAACTACCACTATCCCGGCAACATCAGAGAGCTAAAAGCAATTATGGAGCTGGCCTGCGTAATGTGTAGTCGCGATGTGATTAAACCGAGCCACCTGAATATGAATGTTGACGAAAGCGTGCAAAACCTGCTCGCCCAGGAAAAAACACTTGAAGAATACAACAACGAAATTGTAAAATTCTTTTTGAATAAATACAATCAGAATGTAAGGCTGGTAGCATCGAAATTAGGGATCGGAAAATCGACCATTTACCGGATGTTACAAAAACATATGGATTAA
- the fabD gene encoding ACP S-malonyltransferase, with translation MKAFVFPGQGAQFPGMGKDLYENSAEAKALFEKANDILGFNITNIMFEGEVEDLKQTKVTQPAIFLHSVLLAKTLKDFAPDMVAGHSLGEFSALVANGTLNFEDGLRLVAQRAMAMQKACEVEPSTMAAIVGLEDEVVEAVCAEIDDVVVPANYNCPGQLVISGSEAGIDKACALLTEKGAKRALKLVVGGAFHSPFMEPAREELAAAIEATTFNQPTCPVYQNVEAKPVSDPAVIKENLIAQLTAPVKWTQIVQNMIADGATSFTEVGPGKVLQGLVKKVDRKMETAGVNSYEG, from the coding sequence ATGAAGGCATTTGTATTCCCTGGTCAGGGAGCTCAATTCCCGGGAATGGGAAAGGATTTATATGAAAATTCTGCTGAAGCAAAAGCACTTTTCGAAAAAGCAAACGATATTTTAGGTTTCAATATCACCAACATCATGTTCGAAGGTGAAGTTGAAGATCTGAAACAAACAAAAGTAACTCAACCAGCCATTTTCCTACACTCTGTATTATTGGCGAAAACATTAAAGGATTTTGCTCCTGATATGGTTGCAGGTCACTCGTTGGGTGAGTTTTCGGCACTGGTTGCAAACGGAACACTGAATTTTGAAGATGGTTTAAGACTGGTTGCACAGCGTGCTATGGCCATGCAAAAAGCATGCGAAGTTGAACCGTCAACAATGGCAGCAATTGTAGGACTGGAAGACGAAGTTGTTGAGGCAGTTTGTGCTGAAATCGACGACGTAGTAGTTCCTGCAAACTACAATTGTCCGGGGCAATTGGTAATTTCTGGCTCTGAGGCAGGAATTGACAAGGCTTGTGCGTTGTTAACCGAAAAAGGTGCAAAACGTGCATTGAAACTGGTTGTTGGTGGTGCTTTCCACTCGCCGTTTATGGAGCCTGCCCGCGAAGAGCTGGCTGCTGCCATTGAAGCAACTACATTTAATCAACCCACTTGTCCGGTTTATCAGAATGTTGAAGCAAAACCGGTTTCTGATCCTGCGGTGATCAAAGAAAACCTGATTGCTCAGCTTACTGCTCCTGTAAAATGGACACAGATCGTACAAAATATGATCGCCGACGGAGCTACTTCGTTTACCGAAGTTGGTCCGGGTAAAGTGTTACAGGGATTGGTTAAAAAGGTTGACCGTAAAATGGAAACTGCTGGTGTGAACAGTTACGAAGGATAG
- a CDS encoding VTT domain-containing protein has translation MNGKIAIPKKFYFILFASVIAICLFSFTIGRELYADKTESIFSFGLIHFAGYLFFLLMPVELAFIYYLPYYSGFDLIATAMLTAVAAQCIDYAIGRLLRPNKIIELMGQKRIEKAERKIQQFGMLTIFVFNLFPLSSPVIALAAGMLRYDFRRFLVVSILGLLLKYVVIYFVFKG, from the coding sequence ATGAACGGCAAAATAGCAATACCCAAAAAGTTTTATTTTATCTTGTTTGCTTCGGTTATTGCTATTTGCCTGTTCTCATTCACCATCGGTCGCGAACTCTATGCCGATAAAACCGAAAGTATCTTTTCCTTTGGCCTTATTCACTTTGCCGGCTACCTTTTCTTTTTACTAATGCCGGTTGAATTGGCGTTTATCTATTATTTGCCCTATTATTCCGGATTTGATTTAATTGCCACGGCAATGTTAACAGCAGTTGCGGCGCAGTGTATCGATTATGCCATTGGCCGTTTGTTGCGTCCCAATAAAATTATTGAACTGATGGGACAGAAAAGGATTGAAAAAGCCGAGCGAAAAATTCAACAATTTGGGATGCTTACCATTTTTGTATTTAACCTGTTTCCGCTTTCATCGCCTGTAATTGCACTGGCAGCCGGAATGTTGCGTTACGATTTTAGGCGATTCCTGGTGGTAAGTATTTTAGGGCTTTTGCTGAAATATGTGGTTATTTATTTTGTGTTTAAAGGTTAA
- a CDS encoding VWA domain-containing protein, with translation MELLNRLIKLTLIATVLLIWGCWRDDDTNAKKTADGKTSLFGEVTNPEISLSSTGDGAYEYAASDGSGRTTGAGSPTSTGDWGGGNPNGQYEPGVLTAGEWNDLDNWEFWNNLLNNQDYYEDVNKWNLKEIKRYSFVVFDKNESPVANAEISLFSDELEVWRTKTDNRGKASLWSDLNLDRLTARIAFEGAEELIDALEYANGINTVYLDKTVENNKVIDVYFAVDATGSMGDEINYLKAELNDVIVRIKQNNPSLEMRFGSVFYRDEGDEYVTRPFSFTNDESSLVSFISEQSADGGGDFPEAVHSALDVAITQSSWNNDASARIMFLLLDAPPHYTQEVISSLELNLIKSAEKGIKIVPITASGIDKATEYLMRSFAILTNGTYVFITDDSGIGNDHLEPTIGEFELEKLNDLMVRLVSEYVP, from the coding sequence ATGGAACTACTAAACAGATTAATTAAACTTACTTTAATAGCCACTGTATTATTAATTTGGGGCTGCTGGCGAGATGATGATACAAACGCTAAGAAAACGGCAGACGGCAAAACCAGCTTGTTTGGCGAGGTAACCAATCCTGAAATTTCTCTATCAAGTACGGGGGATGGTGCTTATGAGTATGCTGCTTCTGATGGATCGGGAAGAACAACCGGAGCCGGATCGCCAACAAGCACTGGTGATTGGGGAGGTGGAAATCCAAACGGGCAATACGAACCGGGAGTTTTAACGGCCGGAGAGTGGAACGACCTTGACAACTGGGAGTTTTGGAATAATCTGCTGAACAACCAGGATTATTACGAGGATGTAAATAAATGGAACCTGAAAGAAATAAAAAGGTACAGTTTTGTGGTATTCGATAAAAACGAGTCGCCGGTTGCAAATGCCGAAATCAGTCTCTTTTCCGATGAGCTGGAAGTATGGAGAACTAAAACCGATAATAGGGGAAAAGCTTCATTATGGTCGGATTTGAATCTCGACAGGTTAACGGCACGTATTGCTTTTGAAGGCGCCGAAGAACTTATCGATGCCCTGGAGTACGCCAACGGAATAAATACAGTGTATCTTGATAAAACAGTAGAAAATAATAAAGTAATAGATGTATATTTTGCTGTTGATGCAACGGGCTCGATGGGCGATGAGATCAACTATTTAAAAGCAGAGTTAAATGATGTAATTGTACGAATAAAACAAAACAATCCTTCGCTGGAAATGCGCTTCGGCTCGGTGTTTTACAGAGATGAAGGAGATGAGTATGTTACGCGCCCATTCAGTTTTACAAACGACGAAAGTAGCCTGGTTTCTTTTATTTCTGAACAGTCGGCCGATGGTGGCGGCGATTTTCCAGAGGCTGTGCATTCTGCACTCGACGTGGCCATTACGCAGAGTTCATGGAATAATGATGCCTCGGCCCGCATAATGTTTTTGTTGCTGGATGCTCCTCCGCACTATACGCAGGAAGTAATTTCAAGTTTGGAATTAAATCTGATTAAATCTGCCGAAAAAGGAATTAAAATAGTACCCATTACAGCTTCGGGTATTGATAAGGCAACGGAATATTTAATGCGTTCTTTCGCCATACTAACTAACGGAACGTATGTGTTTATAACAGACGACAGTGGTATCGGAAATGATCACCTTGAACCAACAATTGGTGAATTCGAGCTTGAAAAACTAAATGATCTTATGGTGAGATTGGTGAGTGAATATGTACCCTAA
- the glmS gene encoding glutamine--fructose-6-phosphate transaminase (isomerizing), which yields MCGIVGYIGDKKAFPILIGGLKRLEYRGYDSAGVALLNGSLENYKKKGKVSDLEAFVAGKADGGTIGIGHTRWATHGEPSDKNAHPHVSMNGHFSIVHNGIIENYAQLKRDLVTHGYVFESDTDTEVLANLIEYFYLQDDEMSSEAAVQLALSKVVGAYGIAVLCKKETAKIVVARKGSPLVVGLGSGEYFIASDASPIAEYTNQVIYLNDEDIAILQKDGFTLSNVQNTPVSLKISNIDMEIGAMDKGDYDYFMLKEIHEQPKTIEETFRGRLQNDYSEIVLGGLLNVFPKIEAAKRIVIIGCGTSWHAGLIAEYLFEEYARVSVEVEYASEFRYRKPVLSSEDVVILISQSGETADTLAALELAKSKGATVIGICNVVGSTLSRETEAGVYTHAGVEIGVASTKAFTAQVTVLTMIALKLAKRKGTISDEDYKMLVKELAEIPEKGRAILHDGEKIKAIAEKYQEAVNALYLGRGYLFPVALEGALKLKEISYIHAEGYAAGEMKHGPIALVDNNLPVVVVAPQDDYYEKVVSNIQEVKARKGNVIAVVTEGDKGLKEMVNDIIEIPKSHPAVAPLLAVIPLQLLAYHIALLKGCNVDQPRNLAKSVTVE from the coding sequence ATGTGTGGAATTGTAGGATACATTGGAGATAAAAAGGCCTTCCCGATTCTGATCGGGGGGCTGAAAAGATTGGAATACCGTGGGTATGATTCGGCAGGAGTAGCGCTGTTAAACGGTTCGCTCGAAAACTATAAAAAGAAAGGCAAGGTTTCCGATCTGGAAGCCTTTGTAGCCGGAAAAGCTGATGGCGGAACCATTGGGATAGGGCATACACGTTGGGCAACACATGGCGAACCCAGCGATAAAAATGCGCATCCGCATGTTTCTATGAATGGTCATTTCTCCATTGTGCATAACGGTATTATCGAAAATTATGCGCAGCTGAAACGTGATTTGGTAACGCATGGATATGTTTTTGAAAGCGATACTGATACAGAGGTGTTGGCCAACCTGATCGAATATTTTTATTTGCAGGATGATGAGATGTCGTCGGAAGCGGCGGTGCAGTTGGCTTTGTCGAAAGTGGTAGGAGCATACGGAATTGCGGTGCTTTGTAAAAAGGAAACCGCGAAAATTGTGGTGGCCCGAAAAGGAAGTCCGCTCGTGGTTGGATTGGGTAGCGGTGAATATTTTATTGCCAGCGATGCCTCGCCTATTGCGGAATATACCAATCAGGTGATCTACCTGAACGATGAGGATATTGCCATTCTCCAAAAAGATGGCTTCACGTTAAGCAATGTTCAGAATACTCCGGTTTCGTTGAAGATCAGCAATATTGATATGGAAATCGGGGCGATGGATAAAGGCGATTACGATTATTTTATGCTCAAAGAAATTCACGAACAGCCAAAAACCATCGAAGAAACTTTTCGCGGGCGGTTGCAGAATGATTATTCCGAGATTGTATTGGGGGGGCTACTAAATGTTTTCCCAAAAATCGAGGCGGCAAAGCGGATTGTTATTATTGGTTGTGGAACATCGTGGCACGCAGGGCTAATTGCCGAATACCTGTTTGAAGAATATGCACGGGTTTCGGTTGAGGTGGAGTATGCCTCCGAGTTTCGTTACCGGAAGCCCGTGTTGTCGTCGGAGGATGTGGTGATACTGATCAGTCAGAGTGGTGAGACTGCCGATACGCTGGCGGCTTTGGAATTAGCCAAATCAAAAGGAGCAACCGTGATCGGAATTTGTAATGTGGTAGGTTCAACCCTGTCGCGCGAAACCGAAGCCGGTGTGTATACACATGCCGGTGTTGAAATTGGTGTGGCCTCAACAAAAGCTTTTACCGCGCAGGTAACAGTGCTCACGATGATCGCCCTGAAACTGGCCAAGCGCAAGGGAACCATCAGCGATGAAGACTATAAAATGCTGGTAAAAGAGCTGGCTGAAATTCCTGAAAAAGGACGTGCCATTCTGCACGACGGAGAAAAAATAAAGGCTATTGCCGAGAAATACCAGGAGGCTGTAAATGCGCTTTACCTCGGACGCGGCTACCTGTTTCCGGTAGCGCTCGAGGGGGCTTTAAAGCTAAAAGAGATCTCGTACATTCATGCCGAAGGATATGCCGCCGGCGAAATGAAACACGGCCCAATTGCGCTGGTCGATAATAATTTGCCGGTAGTTGTAGTTGCTCCTCAGGATGATTATTACGAAAAAGTGGTGAGCAATATTCAGGAGGTAAAAGCCCGCAAAGGAAACGTAATTGCCGTTGTAACCGAGGGCGACAAAGGATTAAAAGAGATGGTGAACGATATCATTGAAATACCAAAATCGCATCCGGCAGTAGCACCTTTACTGGCAGTAATTCCTTTACAGTTGCTGGCCTATCATATTGCTTTGCTAAAAGGTTGTAATGTCGATCAGCCGCGTAATCTGGCCAAATCGGTTACAGTGGAGTAG